The DNA region CCCGGAAGCGTCCGAGACTCATCCCTATCTACGACAGCGTGTTGGCCTGTGCGTTGCATGGGCGCCGTGGCTTTTGGCTTTGGCTGCACGACCAGCTCCGAGCCGACAATTGCCGCCTGGCCCGCAGGTTGCGCAACCTGCGGGCCAGGGCCAATGTGCCAGCCCACGTATCAGACATCCGAATCTTCGATGTCGTCTTCTGGATGCGTCACCAGGGCAAGCATTGTCGTAGAAACTGCCCAGGGCTGTCGATCGACGGATCTGAGGGCTGACCCGGCCGGATCGGCCGAGCGTATGCGGCTGGGTAGTTGGGCGCTTGCCGTGTTCAGTCGGCCGATCGGGTCATGGTGACGAAGGCGGCCCAGGCGGCGGGGGAGAAGGTCAGCGCAGGTCCGGTCGGGTTTTTGGAGTCGCGTACGGCGACGCGGCCGGGAAGGTTGGCGGCTACCTCAACGCAGTCGCCGCCGTTGTCGCCGCTGCGGGTGCTCTTGCGCCAGATGGCACCGGTCAGGTCAGTCATGCCGGATCTCCCCGATGAGCTTTTTGATCATGTCCTTTGATTCTGCCTCGCCGAGGGCGAGCCCATCCAGTCCCCGCCAGACCCGTTCGTAGGCAGCCATTTCATCGGGCTTGTCGAGGTAAAGCGCACCGGTCAACGACTCGCTGTAGACGATCGAGGGCTCAGGTGCGGCCCGTCCCCCCTTGGTGGGTGGGAAGTCGAGGATGACAAAGGAACCGGCGACCGCGCCGGGCTGCGGTCCGGCTGCCAGTGGCAGCACCCGGACCGACACGTTCGGCAGGTCGGAGAGCTTGAGCAGTTGGTTGAGCTGATCGCCCATGACCGCTGGGCCGCCTACCCCACGCCGGAGCACCGCCTCGGACAACACCGCGTCAAGCCGGGGAGCCGCTGGCAGCCGGCGAACCAGTAGGGCTTGCCGCTGAAGTCGAACTTGGACGGCTCGCTCGCGCTCCTCGTCGTTCAGTCGCCCGCCGAGGCGGTAGAGGGCGTGTGCGTACTCCTTGGTTTGCAAGATGCCGGGGATCAGCGATTCGTCGTAGCGGCGCAGGTTTGCGGCGGCGGATTCCAGGCCGACGTACAGCTCGAACCAGCTTGGTACGGCGTCGCCGTAGGCGTGCCACCAGCCCTTGGACTTGGTTTCGGCGGCCAGGCCGCGCATGGCCTCGGTCATCTCGGGCGACACGCCGTACAGCTCGCACATCGCCTTGACGTCGAGCACCCGGACGGAGCCCATGCCGCATTCGAGGCGCCAGATCTTCTGGCGGCTGTATTCCAGGGCCTCGGCGGCGGCGTCGAGCGTCACCCCGGCCTCGTTGCGGAACTGGCGTAGCAGCCGACCGAGCTGTCGGCGGGGCACTGTCGATCCGATGTCCTCGGCCATTGGCACACTCCCTGGTTCCAACACGCAACGCTGTGTGACCTGTCGTTGTTACACCTAGCCGTTACAGGAAAGAAAGTCAATGCATATCCGCGAAATTTGGCGCTGGAACGTTGCAACTCCACTGCGGAGTGTTCCAGGATGCTCACAGCGCGGCGGCTGGCCGATTCCCCCCGGACGGCCGCCGCGTTCCGATCGAATCTCTGCGTCCAGCATGGAAGGGCAGCGACATGACGATCTGCCGCTCCGCGTGCTTGTTGCTACTTACTCGCCGTCGCCGGTGGCTTGTAGGTTCCCAGCGCCTGGGTCCTGGCCATGGTCATGGGCGTGAGGAGCGAGTCGAGGAGCTGTGCGTCCTGGGCTGGCAGGGTCAGCAACGCCCGGCGCAGGTAGATGCTCCACGTCTGCGGCTTGGGAAAGGCGGCCAACTGCTCCACCAGCGGCTGCAACTCCAACCCGCCCGGGTACGGCACCAGGCCGTCGATCCGCAGGTCGCAGCCGGAGACGAAGGTGCGGCTCGCGATCTCGACCGGCTCGTCCAGCTTCCGGACGGAGGAGCGGGCCACTGCCGTACCGATGATCCGGCCACGGTCGCGGGTGGGGTTTCGCCACGCACCTCGGGTGGCGTAGAGGAACAGGCGGTCGTCGGCGGCGAGCGCCGCCACCTCCGCACGCGGTGTCGCCGGAAACGCCATGCGCTCTTCGTGCAGTACCCACGAGATGGCGTCACGATCGCCCAGGATCACCAGATATGCACGGGACACCGCGACAGCTTACGTCGATCTAGGCGACCCGATGAACTGCCCTGTCGGCTACGCCTCGGTGTCTTGCAGGTCCCGCCGGTGGGTTCTGATCCACCGTTCCACGTCCTCGGCCCGCCAGATACGGCCGACGGAGAGGACCGCCACGGGATCAGGGAAAGTCTTCGAGTTCGTGATCTGGTATGCGCGCGTGCGGGACACACCGAGCATGTCCTGAATTTCCTGGCTCGCCACCAGTCGCAGCTCTCCCACCCCGCCACGGTAAGAGCAGGCGAACTGAACACATGTTCCCTGAGCAGATGCTCTCTTCATGCGCTTAGGAAGCGTGTAGGCTGTGCATCTGTTCACTTCGTGGGGATGGCTGAAGCGATCAACAGGGGAGGCGTGGTGGAACATGGGTAGGCGGTGGAAGTGGTTCTTGCGGGCGGGGCCGGTGGCGTTGGACCTGACCGGGCAGGCTGTGCCGGACGGGGATGTGCCGGGGCGGTTCCGGCGAATACCGGTGGAGCATGTCGTACCAGAGCTGCGGGTGACCTCGCGCTGCGACGGCGCGGAGGTCTACGAGCGGCCCGAGGAGCGTCCGGCGGTGGCGCGGAACCAGCGGGTAGGCCACCCCGAGGCCGGGCGGCGGAACCGGGGGAGTTTCCCGACGCCGAAGTGCGCGGGGCCTGCGTCGACCGAACCCGATCGGGTGGAGTCGGGCGACGAGATCACTTCGGGTCAGCTTGCGCGGGCGAACCGGGTGGTGAATCAGCACTGGCGGCGACCCGGCGAGGATCCGCGTACCCGCAAATGCGCGGACTGTCGCGCGGACGGCACGTGTCCCCGGGCGGCCTGGGCCGAGGCTACCGTCACCCGCATTCTGCAGACGTACCTGCCGTGAACGCCTTCGACCTGTCGCCCGCGCAGATCCGCAACC from Micromonospora sp. NBC_01739 includes:
- a CDS encoding helix-turn-helix transcriptional regulator, with amino-acid sequence MGELRLVASQEIQDMLGVSRTRAYQITNSKTFPDPVAVLSVGRIWRAEDVERWIRTHRRDLQDTEA
- a CDS encoding DUF397 domain-containing protein codes for the protein MTDLTGAIWRKSTRSGDNGGDCVEVAANLPGRVAVRDSKNPTGPALTFSPAAWAAFVTMTRSAD
- a CDS encoding helix-turn-helix domain-containing protein, with product MAEDIGSTVPRRQLGRLLRQFRNEAGVTLDAAAEALEYSRQKIWRLECGMGSVRVLDVKAMCELYGVSPEMTEAMRGLAAETKSKGWWHAYGDAVPSWFELYVGLESAAANLRRYDESLIPGILQTKEYAHALYRLGGRLNDEERERAVQVRLQRQALLVRRLPAAPRLDAVLSEAVLRRGVGGPAVMGDQLNQLLKLSDLPNVSVRVLPLAAGPQPGAVAGSFVILDFPPTKGGRAAPEPSIVYSESLTGALYLDKPDEMAAYERVWRGLDGLALGEAESKDMIKKLIGEIRHD